A DNA window from Nyctibius grandis isolate bNycGra1 chromosome 25, bNycGra1.pri, whole genome shotgun sequence contains the following coding sequences:
- the USP28 gene encoding ubiquitin carboxyl-terminal hydrolase 28 isoform X4 — protein MLVNQLKEITGIQDSAFLHAALKAANGDLMEAVTFLTEEHAEEPARDAAAAEPSAWEGSAVGKQLPQNVTAALTPNNRGDLCAAGTFKPLESPNARGAGGDAAERPQEGRSAESKNRSKRKRCEVWRENPKQNDWRRVGDWPVGMKNIGNTCWFSAVIQSLFQLPEFRRLVLGYSLPQNVLEGCHSRTGKRNITFMQELQCLFALMLGTRRKFVDPSAALELLRDAFRSTEEQQQDVSEFTHKLLDWLEDAFQLAVNVKSPGDKSENPMVQLFYGTFLTEGVHEGNTFSKIEAFGQYPLQVNGYRNLNECLEGAMVEGEMDEATASQSVKYGQERWFTKLPPVLTFELSRFEFNQSLGQPEKIHTKLEFPQTIYMDRYLYGSKELVQMKREEIKRLKEKMVVLQQKLERYMKYGSGPARFPLPDMLQYVLEFITTKPAAAVPSAQGSQTTLLQSQAEPRVSDVLSQQNGILERKDARTEDAALLSANPSPQQKSSAPRQPPGSPAEVSECPAPRVVSEEERNLVQTCLQRWRKEIEQDVQDLKESITRTNLSMEQMYCDPLLQQVPYRLHAVLVHEGQANAGHYWAYIYDQPRKSWLKYNDISVTESSWEELERDSFGGLRNASAYCLMYISDKVSRCVADKDDGSEVGQFQKEVEALPPELRHYIQEDNWRLDQEAEEWEEEQSCKIPQMEPSPASESQDLSSESGPDQSSVCEQSVRSLASEHAMIAKEQTAKAIANTADAYKNGVEAALWEPKEVEPTKAPPGETALTVQAEQPQDAKEREPAAQGSSQVSEVEIPSVGKIPVRSDADGYNEEVMLSPAMQGVILAIAKARQTFDRDGSEAGLVKAFHEEYSRLYLLAKETPTPQSDARLQHVLVYLLQNNAPQQVVERTLLEQFADKNLSYDERSISIMKVARAKLREIGPADIDMEEYKRWHEDYSLFRKVSVYLLTGLELYQNRKYQESLTYLVYAYQSNTKLLMKGASRGVNESLIALYRRKCLLKLNEVAASLFVSCEEARVAEGIGILNELIIPCMHLMNNFEVSREDLDAIEAMRNRWCSYLGREDMDAKLQMKLGDLLPRLLDCSNEVIVLKEPPKIRPNSPYDLCSRFAAVMESIHGASTVTVK, from the exons ATGTTACTGCTGCACTTACCCCTAACAACAGAGGCGACCTCTGCGCAGCCGGCACCTTCAAACCACTGGAATCGCCAAACGCTCGGGGTGCAGGAGGAGACGCTGCTGAAAG GCCCCAGGAAGGGCGttctgctgaaagcaaaaatcgCTCCAAAAGGAAACGCTGTGAAGTCTGGAGAGAGAACCCCAAGCAGAATGACTGGAGAAGGGTGGGTGACTGGCCCGTTGGAATGAAAAACATCGGAAATACGTGTTGGTTTAGCGCTGTCATACAG tCTCTGTTTCAGTTGCCAGAATTTCGGAGGCTGGTCCTCGGGTACTCCCTCCCACAAAACGTGCTTGAAGGTTGTCACAGTCGCACT ggaaaaagaaatatcacaTTCATGCAAGAACTTCAGTGTCTGTTTGCTTTAATGCTGGGGACACGTCGTAAGTTTGTAGACCCTTCCGCAGCGCTGGAGCTCCTGAGGGATGCGTTTAGATCCACGGAAGAACAGCAG CAAGACGTGAGTGAATTTACACACAAACTACTGGACTGGCTGGAGGATGCGTTCCAGCTCGCTGTGAATGTCAA gAGCCCCGGGGACAAATCTGAAAACCCAATGGTACAACTTTTCTACGGGACTTTCTTGACTGAGGGTGTCCACGAGG GCAATACTTTTTCCAAGATCGAAGCCTTTGGTCAGTATCCCCTTCAGGTAAATGGTTATCGAAACTTAAACGAGTGCTTGGAAGGAGCCATGGTGGAGGGAGAGATGGATGAGGCGACAGCATCCCAGTCAGTGAAGTACGGACAGGAG CGCTGGTTTACAAAACTCCCACCAGTATTGACCTTTGAACTCTCCCGATTTGAGTTCAATCAGTCCCTAGGACAGCCAGAGAAAATTCACACCAAGCTAGAATTTCCCCAGACTATTTATATGGACAG GTACCTCTACGGCAGCAAAGAGCTTGTGCAgatgaagagagaagaaattaagagatTGAAGGAGAAAATGGTGGTTTTGCAGCAGAAGCTGGAACG gtacATGAAATACGGCTCTGGCCCAGCCCGCTTTCCGCTGCCCGACATGCTCCAGTATGTTCTCGAGTTCATCACTACAAAGCCAGCTGCGGCTGTTCCTTCTGCTCAGGGCTCTCAGACCACACTCCTGCAGTCCCAAGCTGAGCCTCGCGTTTCGGACGTGCTTTCACAGCAGAATGG CATACTAGAAAGGAAGGATGCTAGGACGGAAGATGCAGCTCTCCTTTCGGCAAACCCCTCACCGCAGCAGAAGTCGAGCGCGCCGCGCCAGCCTCCCGGTTCGCCAGCAGAAGTGTCCGAGTGTCCAGCTCCTCGCGTGGTTTCCGAGGAAGAGCGGAACCTCGTTCAGACATGTCTGCAGCGATGGAGAAAGGAGATTGAACAAGATGTGCAAG ATCTGAAGGAGTCTATTACCAGAACCAACCTGTCCATGGAACAAATGTACTGTGACCCTCTCCTCCAACAG GTTCCCTATCGCTTGCACGCAGTCTTGGTCCACGAAGGGCAAGCGAACGCTGGTCACTACTGGGCCTACATATACGACCAGCCTCGAAAAAGCTGGCTCAAATACAACGACATCTCGGTGACAGAGTCGTCGTGGGAAGAGCTGGAGAGAGATTCCTTCGGAGGCTTGAGGAATGCCAGTGCCTACTGCCTGATGTACATAAGCGATAAGGTGTCCCGCTGTGTTGCAG ACAAGGATGATGGCTCAGAGGTTGGACAGTTCCAGAAGGAAGTCGAAGCCTTGCCCCCAGAGCTGAGACACTACATCCAGGAGGACAACTGGCGGCTCGACCAGGAGGCAgaggagtgggaggaggagCAGTCTTGCAAGATTCCTCAGATGGAGCCTTCACCTGCTTCTGAATCGCAGGACCTCTCTTCTGAATCGGGACCAG ATCAGTCTTCAGTCTGCGAGCAGAGCGTGCGCTCTCTGGCCTCGGAACACGCCATGATTGCCAAGGAGCAGACTGCCAAGGCCATTGCCAACACCGCCGACGCCTACAAGAACGGCGTTGAGGCAGCTCTCTGGGAG CCCAAGGAGGTAGAGCCCACGAAGGCCCCGCCAGGAGAAACAGCCCTTACAGTTCAGGCAGAGCAACCGCAGGACGCTAAGGAAAGAGAGCCCGCTGCCCAGGGTAGCTCACAGGTCTCCGAGGTGGAAATCCCCAGTGTGGGGAAGATTCCCGTTAGGTCCGATGCAGACGGATATAACGAGGAG GTGATGCTGAGTCCAGCCATGCAAGGTGTCATCCTGGCTATTGCAAAAGCCCGCCAGACCTTTGATCGAGATGGGTCTGAAGCAGGGCTCGTTAAG GCGTTCCACGAGGAGTACTCCCGGCTCTACCTGCTCGCCAAGGAGACCCCGACCCCGCAGAGCGACGCCCGCTTGCAGCACGTGCTCGTCTACTTGCTGCAAAACAACGCGCCCCAGCAGGTGGTGGAGCGGACCCTTCTGGAGCAGTTTGCGGACAAAAACCTCAGCTACGACGAAAG GTCAATCAGCATTATGAAGGTAGCACGGGCGAAGCTGAGAGAGATCGGTCCTGCCGACATCGATATGGAGGAGTACAAG AGGTGGCACGAGGACTACAGCCTGTTCCGCAAGGTGTCGGTGTACCTGCTGACGGGGCTGGAGCTCTACCAGAACAGAAA gtaccAGGAGTCGCTCACCTACCTGGTCTACGCCTACCAAAGCAACACCAAGCTGCTGATGAAAGGAGCCAGCAGAGGAGTGAACGAGTCGCTGATTGCCCTGTACAGAAGGAAGTGTCTCCTG AAGCTGAACGAGGTGGCAGCGTCTCTGTTCGTCAGCTGTGAGGAGGCTCGTGTGGCAGAGGGCATTGGCATCCTGAACGAGCTGATCATCCCCTGCATGCACCTCATGAACAACTTTGAGGTCTCCAGAGAGGACCTGGATGCCATCGAGGCCATGAGAAACCGCTGGTGCTCCTACCTGGGACGAGAAGACATGGACG CCAAACTGCAGATGAAGCTGGGCGACTTGCTGCCCCGGCTCCTCGACTGCTCCAACGAGGTCATTGTTCTGAAAGAGCCCCCGAAGATCCGGCCCAACTCCCCCTACGACCTGTGCAGCCGCTTCGCAGCCGTGATGGAGTCCATTCACGGGGCCTCCACCGTGACCGTGAAATAG